The window GGGAAATCAGCCGATCGGCGGCCTGCCAGGCTTCTTCGGTGGTTTCCCGCACGATGACGTGCAGGCGAATACCGAAGCGAACCTCACGCCCCTGCGCGGCCGCTTTGGCACGGACCTCCGCCAGCTTTTCTTTAACTTGCTCAGGTGGCTCACCCCACGTCAGGTAGAGATCGACCTGCTCTGCCGCCAGATTCTGCGCAGCCTCGGAAGATCCGCCAAAGTAGAGCGGCGGGCGCGGCTGCTGCACGGGCGGATAAAGCAGTTTGGCGTCTTTGACCTGAATATGTTTGCCTGCGAAATCGACGGTTTCGCCTTCCAGCAGCCTGCGCCAGATATGGGTGAATTCCGCCGAGGCTTCGTAGCGTTCTTCATGACTGAGGAATAGCCCTTCGGCGGCCAATTCTTCCGGGTCACCGCCGGTCACCAGATTGAACAGCGCTCGACCGTTGGACAGCCTGTCCAGCGTCGCGGCCTGACGTGCGGCGATGGTGGGGGAAATCACGCCGGGGCGAAGGGCAACGAGAAATTTTAGCCGCTGTGTCACCGGAATGAGCGATGCCGCAACCAGCCAGGAATCTTCGCAGGAGCGGCCCGTCGGCAACAGGACGCCGCCAAACCCTTGCCGCTCGGCGGCTTGAGCCACCTGTTGCAGATAGCTGTAGTCAACATGACGTGCGCCCTCGGTGCTACCAAGATAGCGACCGTCTCCGTGGGTGGGCAGAAACCAGAATACGTTAAGACTCATGGTGTGAACTCCTTAAACAGTCTTGTTTGAGGTAAACAAAAGAGGGGCGATAGGCGGATTAGTTCGCCTTGGGACGCCAGACGCGCTCTGCGATATTGACCTTCACCGGTACCAGACGGTTTTCATAAAACAGGTCGGCCGTGGATTGCTGTGCCTTGATCGTGGCGGCATCCAGCGGTTCTATGGTGGTCGGCGGGCGATGGTCGAGCGCCGTTTCAATCACTTTTTCCGGCAGTCCTACCGCGTTTGCCAACAGAGTGACGCTTTGCGCCCGGTCGCTGATCGTTAAGGCATCGGCCTTGGTCAGCTCGTCCAGTACCTGGCGAATAAAGGTGCCGTGCGCCTCGGCATAAGGACGACCAGCCAGATAGAAGGAACCGGTTTTCTCCAGCCCGCTGCTATCGACCAGCACGCGAACGCCGCCTTCCAGCAGCGCGGCGGAATAGTAGGGATCCCAGATTGCCCATGCATCGACGTTGCCTTGCTGGAAGGCCGCGCGCGCATCAGCGGGAGTCAGGTAGGTCGGTTTGATATCGGTGAATTTCAGTCCGTCACGTTGCAGCGCCCGCAGCAGCGTATTATGTGCGCTGGAGCCTTTCTGGAAGGCGACTTTGCGACCTTTTAAATCAGCAACGGTTTTCACTGGGCTGTCTTCCCGCACCAGAATCACTTCGGCTTGAGGCTTCGGCGGCTCCACGCCGACATACAGCAGGTCTGCGCCAGCAGCCTGCGCAAAAATCGGCGGGATATCGCCAGTGCCACCCAGATCGATGCTGCCAACGTTGAGCGCTTCCAGCATCTGCGGACCGGCGGGGAACTCAATCCAGCTGATTTTGGTGTTTGGGAACTGCTTTTCCAGCAACAGGTGTGATTTTGCCAGCACCAGACTGATCGAGCCTTTCTGATAACCGATGCGTAACTGCGTGGGTACGCTGTCTTGTGCATAAGCCGTGGACATGAACAGCACTGCGCTGGCAACCAGAAGCGTAGGGATCCGGCGTAGCTGCGTCGCTACGTTTTTCCATAATGGCGTGCGTTTCTCACGTATTTCCGTGACCGATTTTTTCATCATCAATGACATGCCTATGACCTCTCCCTTATAACGAAAAATTAAAATGCAGCGAGAAAATGCAACATCAGGTGATAAACATAACAGGGGGGAAGTGGGCTTTTTAAATCTCAATTTGTCGTTTTTATAGCCAAAAGTAGAAAATGCCTGAAATCAGCACACTAAGATCCTATCCCAATAGGATTTTATTGATTCCACTTTGTCTTCGATGGGAGGAGTTCCACTGCTCTATCCAAAGCACGTCTGTGTCAACAAGCGAGCAGTAGATCGGCGGCTGGCGATAAGTAATGCGTGCTGCCTGAGACTCAGTTCCGTCACAGAGACGCGTGCCCAAATCTGATTTTTCAACGAAGCCTCACAGACATTGAAAAGTCGTTATCAGCCAGTTTGTTTATTTGGTATAACAACTTTCCATCTTGTCACGCCTTTACCACGTTGTGACGAATCGCTGAGGGCAGTATGTGGCTTTAACAGATTCATCCCAGGACAAAGCGCCTCGGCAGGAACACTCTGACTCTGGGCGGATTTCAGGGCTGGCGCTGCTGGTTGCCAGCGCTTTTTTTATGGAGTTTCTTGATGGAACGGTGATTGCCACGGCTCTGCCAGATATGGCAAAGGCGTTTGGCGTCACGGCGATAGACCTTAATATTGGTATCCGGTTCGATGGTGCTGGCCGTGTTTGCAGGCAATTTGGCGATGAAGCCTGCGACCACGCCGCTAATTCGCTACTTTGGTTTCCGCAAGCTACTAATCAGTAATGGTATTGCCTGCGTATTGACGCTGCTGCTGTGCGCGCTGCTCTATATTGCCGGCGTAGCGTTGGTTGGTGCACTGTCCTACATCGTACTGGTGGGCGAAGTGAAGCGTGTAGGGTAATTCATCTGGGTGTTTAAGGCTTGGGCGAAAGCCATAAAAAAACGGACTTTCCTCTTTAGTGAGGAAAGTCCGTTTAATTTTTTGATTGTTTATCGGCAGCCATTATTTGTAGATAACGGCGACGCCGCGCAGTTGATTATCACCTGTTGCAGACGTGATAGTGAAGGCGCTGGCACCGGCTTTTTCTGCTTTCTGAGCCAACTGTGCCTGCAGTGAATCCAGGCTACGGGCGGTAGCGCTAACTACGCCAACTTTTTCCAGACCTTGTGCCTGTTGTGAGGACACCTGCTCGGCAGCGAAAGCACCGAAAGACAGGGTAGAAAGTACGACAGCAGCGGCGAAGAATTTTACGTTTTTCATGTGATATATCCTGTTCAATGTTGTTTGGAGTGAAAGGGCATTTCCTTTCGATGAAGAGGATATTACGCCGATGCAGATAGAAGGAAAAACGGAGTGTTTTGAGAATATCTGTCAATATTTTTGATGTTAAATCTGGCGATAAGATGCACAGTCTCGATCGCCAGAATACAGTTGGTTTGACTTCTAACGTTTCTTTATTGCTCTTTTGGCTTTTAGGCTAGGGGTGGTTGAAAGTGTCTCTAAATGTCGATATTCTTAATTTTTACAGTTGTGAAAGTGAAGACATAGAAAGATTTTTCTTATACGGCATGGCAATTATCTCAGCGAGATACATGCCCTGATGAATTTTAATATACTTTTTAATAAATGATTTTATTAAAATTTATTCCAATACTTAGTGTGTCTTAAAGTAATGGATGACAAAATTATGATTATATTCTCAAAATTAAAAACATGTTCTATTTTCTATAGAATAGATTGAAGACTTGTGTATCATACATAGATTTAGTGTCCTTGCGTATAAATGAGGCCAGAGCAATTTTTTGCGTGAATATATAAAAGGCACACATGTTCCTAATTTATTATACAGGTTGGCAGAACTTATTAAAATATCAGAGTGTTATTTTTATTCTATGGAATGTTATTTTCAAAAATCTTTCCAATATAAAATTGTCTATTTTTGTTATGAAAGTTAAGGAATAATGATGCGAATTGAACAAAGACTTAAAAAACTAGCGGATGAAAATCCTAATTACTCTCTTTTGTGGGCTCAATGGGAGTTTGATAAAAAACTTCTTTCTAGAGCATTAAATACAATTTCTCGGGATTTTCCACACTATAGTCTTCATGATGCTTCCCATTCATCGACTATCATTACCCAGATTGAAAAGGTTATATCCTCAAATATAGAGAATTTATCGGCTACTGATTGTTGGCTATTACTTGAGTCTTGTTATTGGCATGATGCAGGAATGATTATTACAAGTGAGGAAAAAAAAGGATTATTAGCAAGTGCTTCTTTTTTAAATTACTTAAAAGATCTGTCAGAAACAAACCATGAGCTTTCCACTCATGCCCAATTAATCTTACAAAGTAAAGAAGAAAATGATATAGTCAAAGCTCTTAATATATCTAATTCATTGACATTTGTGATTGCTGACTATTTTCGTAGTATACATGCTGAACGTTCAGGGTTAAATGTCAACGATCCTACAAGAATAAATGTTTTTTCCCCAAGAACATCTTTGATCCCACAGCGACTTTTTAATTTTGTTGCCCAAATAACACAATGTCATGGAAGAAATAGAGAGTCGATCTTAGGTTTAGCTAAATATAATGATGGGATGGATGCTGAAGATTATGCACATCCGCGATATGTAGCTGCTTTATTGAGGGTTGGGGATCTTTTAGATATTGATGATGGTCGTTTTTGTCCAACATTATTACATAATATCGGAGATGTCCCTCAATCATCACTTGATCATCAAGAAAAACATGCATCAATAAGGCATTTATTGATTAATAGTGAGGTCATAGAGATAAGGGCAGAATGTGAGGGGTATGGTGCATACCATGCTCAACAAAGTTGGTTCAACTATATTCAGGACGAATTTGATTATCAAAAGAGGATATGGAATGAGATTGTTCCTGATAGCAACTATAGAGCTCTTCCAACTATAGGGTTACTTTCTTGTGAAATAAAAGGTTATATTGCAATTGATGGAAAAGTTCCTAAATTAACATTAGATTCTCAAAGAGTATATAGTTATATTACAGGAGCTCAGATTTATAGCGAACGATATCCTTTTGTTAGAGAGATTATTCAAAATTCTATAGATGCGACTTATTACAAAGTGTGGGAGGATTTAATCTTTGATAATAATGAATATGAAAATAATGGTAATGAAATACGAGAGATATTTAATGATAAACTTATTGGTTATAGTATTGATGTTTCTCTCCATGAACAAGATCTAGATGATGTAACCCTGAACTCTTTTAAGGTTCGAGATTATGGTACGGGGATGAATCTTAAAGATATTAAGAAAATATTAGTTGTCGGTTCAGAATCTACAGACTCGAGAAAAAAACTAAATCAGACTATGCCTGATTGGGCAAAGCCTTCTGGCTATTTTGGTATTGGGCTGCAAAGTGTATTTAAACTTTGTAGTAAGGTAGTTATTAAAACAAGGATGGTAGAAAACCCTTGTTATGAAATTACTGTGATCAATGATTCTTCTTCTAAATTTTATAATATTGCTATAAGAGAGATTGATGATGTAAGATTTAAAGGTACTGAAATTACAGCTATATTTACCGAGAAAAAATCTGATGCGTTTAGTAATGTCGATATGTCATATAAAATACTACGACAAGGTTTTGATCCCTTAGCAGATACAGAGGTGAGTCTTTTTCGTAAATATTTGATGAATACTTTATCAGACGATTTTGACTGTAGTAATGTAGTCGTAAGATTTGAAGATAAGGCTTTTTTTAATGATGTAAGTAAAAAGAAATTCAATAGTGGAAAAGACAATAATATAAATATTACAGATTATGACATGGGTGTGGATATTAGTGTGGCTATAGATATTGAATCTGATGGTTATTCTTCTATTGATTATAAGTATAAAGGTGTGGAGTTTGATTTGCCAAAACCCATTATGGGTTTATATGGTGAGATAAATATATTCAAATATGATGCAGGATATTGGCTTACTATTGACAGAAAGAAAGGGAGAACCGATCGGGAACCTGAATTGTATCTCCTTAAAAAGGAGATAATTGAAAAACATTCAGACTATTTAAGAAAAAACACAGTGGATAAAAACCAGGCTGATTTTTTAATTTATGCCTATACTGGAAATTCAGTTTCTGACAACTGGAGAGATTTTGAAATAAAAAATATAAAAGTTAGCGATTATCTTGAAGGTCGTAGTGAGTTATTATCTATAATGGATCGATATCCGTACCGTAACAATACAAACCTTGTTAGCATAGATTCACTGCAGATGAACCTCTTGGCTGAAATTTCACGGCGACAAAAAGTAAGTATAGACGTTGATTTTAGCAGTTCAACTAGAAATAAAAAAATGAATAAAAATGTAGGGCAAATATATAATTTTAAGTTTCGCAATGATAAAAAATCTAATTTTAAAGCTAATTATGGTTTGATAAAAAACGAACTTTCTTTGGATAGAATGTATGCTTGGGGACGACAAAGTATCCCTTGTTATTCTGATGATTACTTAGATGTTTCTATTTCAAAGGACATGCTTCCTAATGGTATATATTCATCTTCTTCATTAAATCGATGGGTAAGTAGTCATTTATTTTCTCCTAAATTTTCTCCAAAGGAGGATAAAATAGATGTTGAGAAGGAACTTGATGTTTTATATATGTATTATAAAAAGCTTTCTCTTCTCAAGGTAGATGAAGATGAATTCAAACGAAAATATCTGGAAGTCTGGCGTGATTTAGATTTTATTTAGTGATAAAGAAAAGTTATTTATATCTTTTTTATTATCAGTCTAAAACTGAATTTTGACGGTTTTGTTGTTTATTACAAAGCCTCATTACATATTGTTATTCTTGGGTTTTACATATAAGAACTGGCAGAAAAATACTTTGTCATAGAAGGAACCGGTTTTCTCCAATCTTCAGCATCGTTTAGGGTCTGGGCGGATACGAGCAGCAGGGCGCCGGCGTAGCCGCGCTGTCAGGTTGCTCCATAATGGCGTGCGTTTCTCACGTATTTCCGTGACCGATTTTTTCATCATCAATGACATGCCTATGACCTCTCCCTTATAACGAAAAATTAAAATGCAGCGAGAAAATGCAACATCAGGTAATAAACATAACAGGGGGGCGGTGGGCTTTTTAAATCTCAATTTGTCGTTTTTATAGCCAAAAGTAGAAAATGCCTGAAATCAGCACACTAAGATCCTATCCCAATAGGATTTTATTGATTCCATTTTGTCTTCGATGGGAGGAGTTCCACTGCCCTATCCAAAGCACGTCTGTGTCAACAAGCGAGGAGTAGATCGGCGGCTGGCGATAAGCAATGCGTGCTGCCTGAGACTCAGTTCCGTCACAGAGACGCGTGCCCAAATCTGATTTTTCAACGAAGCCTCACAGACATTAAAAAGTCGTTATCAGCCAGTTTGTTTATTTGGTATAACAACTTTCCATCTTGTCACGCCTTTACCACGTCGTGACGAATCGCTGAGGGCAGTATGTGGCTTTAACAGATTCATCCCAGGACAAAGCGCCTCGGCAGGAACACTCTGACTCTGGGCGGATTTCAGGGCTGGCGCTGCTGGTTGCCAGCGCTTTTTTTATGGAGTTTCTTGATGGAACGGTGATTGCCACGGCTCTGCCAGATATGGCAAAGGCGTTTGGCGTCACGGCGATAGACCTTAATATTGGTATCAGCGCTTATTTATTAACTCTGGCAGTGTTGATCCCGGCTAATGGATGGGTTGCGGAGCGCTTTGGTGCGCGGAATGTATTTACCCTGGCGCTGTGCATTTTCACGCTCTCATCCCTA is drawn from Pectobacterium aroidearum and contains these coding sequences:
- a CDS encoding ATP-binding protein, which gives rise to MRIEQRLKKLADENPNYSLLWAQWEFDKKLLSRALNTISRDFPHYSLHDASHSSTIITQIEKVISSNIENLSATDCWLLLESCYWHDAGMIITSEEKKGLLASASFLNYLKDLSETNHELSTHAQLILQSKEENDIVKALNISNSLTFVIADYFRSIHAERSGLNVNDPTRINVFSPRTSLIPQRLFNFVAQITQCHGRNRESILGLAKYNDGMDAEDYAHPRYVAALLRVGDLLDIDDGRFCPTLLHNIGDVPQSSLDHQEKHASIRHLLINSEVIEIRAECEGYGAYHAQQSWFNYIQDEFDYQKRIWNEIVPDSNYRALPTIGLLSCEIKGYIAIDGKVPKLTLDSQRVYSYITGAQIYSERYPFVREIIQNSIDATYYKVWEDLIFDNNEYENNGNEIREIFNDKLIGYSIDVSLHEQDLDDVTLNSFKVRDYGTGMNLKDIKKILVVGSESTDSRKKLNQTMPDWAKPSGYFGIGLQSVFKLCSKVVIKTRMVENPCYEITVINDSSSKFYNIAIREIDDVRFKGTEITAIFTEKKSDAFSNVDMSYKILRQGFDPLADTEVSLFRKYLMNTLSDDFDCSNVVVRFEDKAFFNDVSKKKFNSGKDNNINITDYDMGVDISVAIDIESDGYSSIDYKYKGVEFDLPKPIMGLYGEINIFKYDAGYWLTIDRKKGRTDREPELYLLKKEIIEKHSDYLRKNTVDKNQADFLIYAYTGNSVSDNWRDFEIKNIKVSDYLEGRSELLSIMDRYPYRNNTNLVSIDSLQMNLLAEISRRQKVSIDVDFSSSTRNKKMNKNVGQIYNFKFRNDKKSNFKANYGLIKNELSLDRMYAWGRQSIPCYSDDYLDVSISKDMLPNGIYSSSSLNRWVSSHLFSPKFSPKEDKIDVEKELDVLYMYYKKLSLLKVDEDEFKRKYLEVWRDLDFI
- the ssuD gene encoding FMNH2-dependent alkanesulfonate monooxygenase; its protein translation is MSLNVFWFLPTHGDGRYLGSTEGARHVDYSYLQQVAQAAERQGFGGVLLPTGRSCEDSWLVAASLIPVTQRLKFLVALRPGVISPTIAARQAATLDRLSNGRALFNLVTGGDPEELAAEGLFLSHEERYEASAEFTHIWRRLLEGETVDFAGKHIQVKDAKLLYPPVQQPRPPLYFGGSSEAAQNLAAEQVDLYLTWGEPPEQVKEKLAEVRAKAAAQGREVRFGIRLHVIVRETTEEAWQAADRLISHLDEKTIADAQAALARFDSVGQQRMAALHGGKKDKLEISPNLWAGIGLVRGGAGTALVGDGPTVAERIQEYADLGIDTFILSGYPHLEEAYRVGELLFPHLDLAQQPTPLHAVNNAGEVVANRYVPRKVSQS
- a CDS encoding sulfonate ABC transporter substrate-binding protein, with protein sequence MSLMMKKSVTEIREKRTPLWKNVATQLRRIPTLLVASAVLFMSTAYAQDSVPTQLRIGYQKGSISLVLAKSHLLLEKQFPNTKISWIEFPAGPQMLEALNVGSIDLGGTGDIPPIFAQAAGADLLYVGVEPPKPQAEVILVREDSPVKTVADLKGRKVAFQKGSSAHNTLLRALQRDGLKFTDIKPTYLTPADARAAFQQGNVDAWAIWDPYYSAALLEGGVRVLVDSSGLEKTGSFYLAGRPYAEAHGTFIRQVLDELTKADALTISDRAQSVTLLANAVGLPEKVIETALDHRPPTTIEPLDAATIKAQQSTADLFYENRLVPVKVNIAERVWRPKAN
- a CDS encoding YdgH/BhsA/McbA-like domain containing protein translates to MKNVKFFAAAVVLSTLSFGAFAAEQVSSQQAQGLEKVGVVSATARSLDSLQAQLAQKAEKAGASAFTITSATGDNQLRGVAVIYK